The genomic DNA GAACCGGAAAACCAGAAATTGCGTTCGATATAGGAGATTTCATATTCAAGTCGGATCGGATTAGGCTTCTGTGGACTGAAAGGAGTGTATTCTCTTCAGCCTGGGAGATGTTCAGGCGATATAGTGAAAAGAGACTCAGCTTCACTGACTGCATTTCCCTGGCCCACATTGAGGACAAGAAGATCAAATTCATTCTCAGCTTTGATTCGGGTTTCAGAGGGCTGGCGGAATATGCAGAGACAATGTTGACCGGCCAGCAGAGAAATGAACATTGAGGTTTTAGCTCAACTCGACTTTCTCAAATCTGATGCGATTCGATAATTAGTCATGCAATTTGGTCCCAGAAAATATATCAATATTTCAGGGATCAACTGGCGTTTCCGGCCTTCGATGAGAGCACGCTCCCCTGAATGAACCATACGGAGTCGCAGTTGAAATCGGAAGGTGAAATGCACAACCTGTTTCAGTCGACCAAGCCGACAAGTCGATAATGAATAAAAAGGACGAACAGAATAAATGAAGGACAACCGGGAGTGGGCACAAGGCCCACAACGGATCGTCGAGACAACCCTCCCGGCCGCTGATCAAACGATCAATCCTCTTATATTAGAATTTTTACTATCAGGAACAGACAGCTGATACCCGCTATACGCCCACTATGGTTGTTCAATATATGTGTCGGGTCAGTCCGTTGAAATCAGATGTTATTGGCCGGATATCCTTCGGCATCTCCATTGTGGACGGCGGTGTGCTATCCTAACGATGGCCTGATGAATATCTGTCGGCCGCCGCTTAATTTGGTCCCGCTGCCATCCAATCAGGCAATTGCGCTTTTGCAAAATCTGGCTGAAGTGAAGGTTAATTTTGGTGCGGGACAGGCCGGATTGACTTTCCAAATAATATTGGCAGGCATGTTCCCTGGGAGCGAGAATGTGGTGGCCGCCACACTTTGCCACAATTCAGGCAGCGGCCGCGTTCAGCATCCGAACATTATGCTTCCTACCTCTGTCAGGGAAAGCCATCCATCACTCTTCAGGATATTTCGATGGAACAAAGACGATGTATCGGCAATAACGATGACAGTGGTGGCAAACCGGCATTTATATTACGAGTTTCTGAAGAGGGGGATCGAGATAGAGCAGACACTGTCATCGCCTTCCTCTTCTGTTCAGTTCATGTTTTTACCGGTCCGGTCGTCGCGCTGTCAGCCAGTTTATCAGACAGTTGCCAAGTGATAAGGAAGCATGGTACACATTATACGAAGTAGGAAGCATCAGGCATGAGGCACATGGCATAAGGGTCAGGGCAGGGGACAACTGCCAGGCATCTTGGCGTCTCCGCGCCGCTCGCACTGAACAGAAGATTTACAATGCCGGCTGAAAAACGCCTGAACGGCAGATTTCTGTGGAACTGCCGGCCTGGCTGGAACGGCCCGACTGTGATAAACATACAACAGAATAAGTATGTACAGCAATCGTCATATAATGATGTATGACCAGACTCCTGAGTGTAAGGATTGATGAGCATCTGCTCGAAGAATCGAGACGGCTGAAAATCAACTGCTCTGAAGTGGTCAGGGCGGCACTGAAGGAGGAAATAAGGAAAAGGAGAGATGAGGAACTCGCAGGGAGCGTTTACAGAATACACCAGCTTCTGAAGGGAGTGGACATGGAGCAACTGGTGCTTGAATTCCGTAAGGACAGAGAAAGGAGTTGAGCATCTGCCGCAAGGTTTTGTTATCGATGGGAGTTCAATGTTTGAATTGTTTTCTTAAGCTCGGATCAAAGTATTTTACCCATACTCGGCAGCTCATTCATTCTCGATCTGGCATTGTATGAAATCGG from Candidatus Sysuiplasma jiujiangense includes the following:
- a CDS encoding type II toxin-antitoxin system CcdA family antitoxin encodes the protein MTRLLSVRIDEHLLEESRRLKINCSEVVRAALKEEIRKRRDEELAGSVYRIHQLLKGVDMEQLVLEFRKDRERS
- a CDS encoding PIN domain-containing protein, translating into MAWSARRNDAISVFIDTGVFVGARNSRDDRHRLSVEVIKKALKGAFGAVYTSDYVIDEAVTLALARTGKPEIAFDIGDFIFKSDRIRLLWTERSVFSSAWEMFRRYSEKRLSFTDCISLAHIEDKKIKFILSFDSGFRGLAEYAETMLTGQQRNEH